GGGGCGGGCTCGCGTTGGGTTTGCGCCGGGGGGGGCCGGGGCGTCTCGCCACGCTGCGCGTCGCTGCGGACTCGGTGCGCCCTCTGACCGCCCGCTCGCGTGAGCTCCCCCGCCGGGCTCGCGGGCGCTGGGGCTTCCGGGTGTTCTGGCCGGCGTCGGTCCGGCGCCGGATGCCGTGGTGGCAGGCCGGTGGCGTCGGGCACGGTCCGGCCACGGGCGGAGACGGCGGGGCCCGCGGGCGGGCCGTGGCGGCCCGGGGGTGCTCGTGGTGTCGGGGGTGTCGCTCGGCACGGGCCGCGGGGCCGCTGGCTCTCGTGGTGCTGCGGCCGCCGCCTGCTCTGCTCGTGGGCCGCCCGGCGGCGATGCTGTGGGCTGGTTCGGCTTCGGGGCGGGGCCTCTCTCCTCTGCTCGCTGGGCCCGGCCGTTCGCGCGGGGCCGCGGCGCGCTCCTGCACGCCACGCTCGTGGTGCCGGGGGGCGCCGCTCCTTCGCCGCTTTGCGTCCGCGGCGCCGCTGGCGTCAGACCGGGCGCGCGAAGAGTTCTTCCACGAAGACCAGATCCGGTCCGTGAGGCACCTCGAGGTTGCACGTGAGCTCCCAGAACAGGCCGAACTCGCCGCCACGAAAGGTGAAGAAGGGCGAGCCGCGCGGCGGGAGCGGCATGCGGCCTTGCCACTGATCGCCCACGCGCTCGAGGCTGACCTCGGCGCGGTAGCGCTCGCCCCGCGGGAAGTCACTCGTCGCGAACACGTCGCCCTCGCGCACTAGGAGCGTGGCCTTCGCGCGCCGAACTCCCACGCGGCTCGGCACGACGAGCGCGCAGGCCAAGTGGTCGCGCGTCTCGCTCACGCGGTATCCCTCGATGCTGGACTCCACCTTCACCGTGACGCGGGGCCGGCCCGCGCGCTGAAAGAGGGCCCGGTTGAGCACCACCGGTGCGGCGAAGCCCAAGAGCGGCATCAAGCACAAGGACCCTCCCACCACGGCGGGCGGCGCCAGGAAGAACACAGCGACCAGCCCCACGAAGGTGGTGAGCGCACCGGCCAGCAGCTCCTCGATGCGCAGCTTGGGCAGGCTGGTGGGGGCCACCTGGACGTCCAGGCCCCACCCTTCGTGCGGGACCACGCGCAGCGCATGACGCCACACCGTGTTCACGTCCCAGAGCACCTGCGCCTCGGCCTCGAGGTGCCAGGCCACGCTCACCACCTCACCTTCGTGTGAGTACGCAGGCTGCGCCGGGATGGCGAACGAGAAGTCGAAGGTGCGCGTCTCGCCTGTGCGCCACGACCCCACCGGAAGTGAGGTCGCCGCGTGGCTGTGCGTGCTGGACGCCTGCGGCGACCCCGTGACCGTCACGAGCCGGAGCGCCAGCGACTCGGGGACCACGTCGCGCGACACGCGCACGTGGAGCTTGCCCATGACCGGCGAGCCGGGACCCAGGGACTCCACGTCGGACTGGAGCTCGAACTCGAAGGCGAGCGCAGACGTGGTCATGGAACGCGGACGGAATCGGGGACTAGCGTCGAGGGGGACATGCGTCGATCCTACCCCACGCCCGGCGTTCCGTGCCGCATCCTACGCCTCGGAGAACCTCCTCGTGAGCGACAAGCCCCGCAAGTCCGTTTCGTTGAAGCACCTCGCGCTGCTCGTGCTGGTGGCGCTGGTCGCCTATCTCGCGTTCTACCCCGTGCCCGCGGACCCGGTCGCCTGGTCGGCGCCGCCTGCGCCGGGCTTCGAAGGCCCGTTCGCGCCCAGCGTGGACCTCTCGCGGCAGGACCGTCTCGTGCCCGAGCTGACCGGCGCCGAGGCCCTCACCTTCGACGCGCAGGGGCGGTTGGTCACGGGCCTGCTCGATGGCCGCATCATCCGGCTGGAGGAGGGCGGACAGGTGACCACCATCGTGAACACCGAGGGCCGCCCGCTCGGTATGGTCTACGCACCCGATGGCACGCTGTACGTGGCCGATGCGCTCCGTGGGTTGCTCTCGGTCTCGCCCACCAACGAGATCCGGGTGCTGGTCCGCAGCCACGAAGGCCGCAACATGGCGTTCGTGGACGACGTGGACCGCCTGCCGGACGGGCGTCTGGTGTTCACGGATGCGTCGGACCGGTTCGGTCTCGACGAGTGGAAGCTCGACCTCATCGAGCATCGCCCGCGCGGGCGCGTCTTCGTGTACGACCCGGCCACGCAGACCAACACGCTGCTCACCAGCGGGCTGTTCTTTGCGAACGGTGTGGCGGCGTCGGCCGACGGTTCGTTCGCGTTGGTGTGCGAGACGGGCGCGTACCGCGTGCAGCGCATCGAGCTCACGGGGCCGCGCGCCGGCGAGCACGCTCCGGTCATCGAGAACCTGCCCGGTTTCTGCGACAACATTCGGCGGAGCGAAGACGGCCAGAGCTTCTTCGTGGCGCTGCCTTCCCCACGGGACGCCGTGCTGGACGCCACGGCCTCGCTGCCGAGCCTGCGCCGTGTGATCCTGCGGCTCCCCGAGGCGGTGCAGCCCGCACCGAAGGAGTACACCTCGTTCATTCGCATCGACGGAACCGGGCGAGTGCTGCAGGTGGGCCACGCCACGCACGATGGCTCCTACGGCCCTGCTACCACGGCCATCGACCACGGCGGGGCGCTCTACTTCGGCAGCCTCTCGGCAAGCGGCGTGGGCCGCGTTCGCGCCCAGTGAGTCCGACGCAGACGCGTCCTAGGCGTGGTGGTGCTGACCCCGGGCGCGGCCACGCCGCGCCGCCAGCAGGGCCCGCAGGATGGTCTTGCGCGTGTCCGCCGGGTCGATGACCGCGTCGATCTCCAAGAAGCTCGCGGACTCGGTGGCCTTGCCCTGCGCGTACATCTTGCGAAGCAGCTCTTGGAACAGCGCCTCGCGCTCGCGCGGGTCCGCCACGGCTTCGAGCTCCTTGCGGTAGCCCAGCTGCACGGCGCCTTCGAGCCCCATGGCGCCGAACTCCCCGGTGGGCCACGCCGCCGTGTACACCGGCTTGCCCAGGCTCCCGCCGG
Above is a genomic segment from Sandaracinaceae bacterium containing:
- a CDS encoding SMP-30/gluconolactonase/LRE family protein — translated: MSDKPRKSVSLKHLALLVLVALVAYLAFYPVPADPVAWSAPPAPGFEGPFAPSVDLSRQDRLVPELTGAEALTFDAQGRLVTGLLDGRIIRLEEGGQVTTIVNTEGRPLGMVYAPDGTLYVADALRGLLSVSPTNEIRVLVRSHEGRNMAFVDDVDRLPDGRLVFTDASDRFGLDEWKLDLIEHRPRGRVFVYDPATQTNTLLTSGLFFANGVAASADGSFALVCETGAYRVQRIELTGPRAGEHAPVIENLPGFCDNIRRSEDGQSFFVALPSPRDAVLDATASLPSLRRVILRLPEAVQPAPKEYTSFIRIDGTGRVLQVGHATHDGSYGPATTAIDHGGALYFGSLSASGVGRVRAQ